One Burkholderia pyrrocinia DNA segment encodes these proteins:
- a CDS encoding AEC family transporter: MIGPILLALAPVALLVAFGHGLRRTGFIAEAFWPQAERLCYYVLLPALFADGLANARLQALPVLPLAAALVGSTALAAALLLLVRPLVRVDGAGFTSVFQGAVRFNNYVGTALAAGLFGAKGIALAAVCVAAIVPTVNLMCVLVFARYGDTRLGASALARQILSNPLVVACALGIAMQVGGVAFPAAVEPAVRALGAASMPLGLLCVGAALKFDAARTWIQPVCIASAFKFMAMPLITLAAGRLFGLGDAALTVALLFQALPTSSASYIMARQLGGDAPLMAGITAFQTVAAALAMPVVLTALASAPAFR; encoded by the coding sequence ATGATCGGCCCGATCCTGCTCGCGCTGGCGCCGGTCGCGCTGCTGGTCGCGTTCGGCCACGGCCTGCGCCGCACGGGCTTCATCGCCGAAGCGTTCTGGCCGCAGGCCGAGCGCCTTTGCTACTACGTGCTGCTGCCGGCGCTGTTCGCGGACGGCCTCGCGAACGCGCGACTGCAAGCGCTGCCCGTTTTACCGCTCGCGGCAGCGCTGGTCGGTTCGACCGCCCTCGCCGCGGCGCTTCTTCTGCTGGTCCGCCCGTTGGTCCGGGTCGACGGCGCCGGCTTCACGTCGGTGTTCCAGGGCGCGGTGCGCTTCAACAACTATGTCGGCACCGCGCTGGCCGCCGGGCTGTTCGGCGCAAAGGGCATCGCGCTCGCGGCCGTATGTGTCGCGGCGATCGTCCCGACCGTCAACCTGATGTGCGTGCTGGTCTTCGCGCGCTACGGCGATACGCGGCTCGGTGCAAGCGCACTCGCACGCCAGATCCTGTCGAATCCGCTCGTCGTCGCGTGCGCGCTCGGGATCGCGATGCAGGTCGGCGGCGTCGCGTTCCCGGCGGCCGTCGAGCCGGCCGTGCGCGCACTCGGCGCGGCGTCGATGCCGCTCGGCCTGCTGTGCGTGGGCGCGGCGCTGAAATTCGACGCGGCCCGTACGTGGATTCAGCCGGTGTGCATCGCGTCGGCGTTCAAATTCATGGCGATGCCGCTCATCACGCTCGCGGCCGGCCGCCTGTTCGGGCTCGGCGATGCGGCGCTGACGGTCGCACTGCTGTTCCAGGCGCTGCCGACGTCGTCGGCGTCGTACATCATGGCGCGCCAGCTCGGCGGCGACGCGCCGCTGATGGCCGGCATCACCGCGTTCCAGACGGTCGCCGCGGCGCTCGCGATGCCCGTCGTGCTGACGGCGCTCGCATCGGCGCCCGCGTTTCGCTGA
- a CDS encoding helix-turn-helix transcriptional regulator produces MDRLFSEIAMHQALGRAIDHLGQPRFWRFLVLLLNEMAPFDNALATAIGHDGVPLVLDEYDTGGTDTASPVPLYLNGLYLLDPFLQAAHDGLADGCYRLEEVAPDLFRQSEYFLSYFRDAVGDDEIQILVRPNADTLLSLSLGAAARFDVEPLGKLTAAMPWVLATIRQHWRLVGDAARTTPDADLGARVEQALARFGAGVLTDREMSIARMVLRGNSSKAIAERLAISPETVKVHRRHLYAKLGISSQPELFSRFIQALGEDATG; encoded by the coding sequence ATGGATCGTCTCTTTTCCGAAATCGCGATGCACCAGGCGCTTGGCCGCGCAATCGATCATCTCGGCCAGCCGCGCTTCTGGCGGTTCCTGGTGCTGCTGCTCAATGAAATGGCGCCGTTCGACAATGCGCTCGCGACCGCGATCGGCCACGACGGCGTGCCGCTCGTGCTCGACGAATACGACACGGGCGGCACCGACACCGCGTCGCCGGTGCCGCTTTACCTGAATGGGTTATATCTGCTCGACCCGTTCCTGCAGGCCGCGCACGACGGGCTCGCCGACGGCTGCTACCGGCTCGAGGAAGTCGCGCCCGACCTGTTCCGGCAGAGCGAGTATTTCCTGAGCTACTTCCGCGATGCGGTCGGCGACGACGAGATCCAGATCCTGGTGCGGCCGAACGCCGACACGCTGCTGTCGCTGTCGCTCGGCGCGGCCGCGCGCTTCGACGTCGAGCCGCTCGGCAAGCTGACGGCCGCGATGCCGTGGGTGCTGGCGACGATCCGTCAGCACTGGCGGCTGGTGGGCGACGCCGCGCGCACGACGCCCGACGCCGATCTCGGCGCGCGCGTCGAGCAGGCGCTCGCGCGCTTCGGCGCGGGCGTACTGACCGATCGCGAGATGTCGATCGCGAGAATGGTGCTGCGCGGCAATTCGTCGAAGGCGATTGCCGAGCGGCTGGCGATTTCGCCGGAAACGGTGAAGGTGCATCGGCGCCATCTGTACGCGAAACTCGGGATCTCGTCGCAACCCGAACTGTTTTCGCGGTTCATCCAGGCGTTGGGGGAAGACGCGACCGGATGA
- a CDS encoding nuclear transport factor 2 family protein has protein sequence MLQNPGDVARASYRAYADKDRDAIEALIAPDFHFTSPLDNRLDRDTYFARCWPNSAMLARFDFVDVVVHGEHVFVVYEAETSSGRRFRNAERLRVRGGRIVEAEVYFGWNVPHDAPDGGFVEQRG, from the coding sequence ATGCTTCAGAACCCGGGCGACGTTGCGCGCGCCAGCTATCGCGCGTATGCCGACAAGGACCGCGACGCGATCGAAGCGCTGATTGCGCCGGACTTCCATTTCACGAGCCCGCTCGACAACCGGCTCGACCGCGACACGTATTTCGCGCGCTGCTGGCCGAACAGCGCGATGCTGGCTCGCTTCGATTTCGTCGACGTCGTCGTTCACGGCGAACACGTATTCGTCGTGTACGAGGCGGAAACGAGCAGCGGCAGGCGGTTCCGGAATGCGGAGCGGTTGCGCGTCCGCGGCGGGCGGATCGTCGAGGCCGAGGTGTATTTCGGCTGGAACGTGCCGCACGATGCGCCCGACGGCGGCTTCGTCGAACAGCGCGGTTGA
- a CDS encoding panthothenate synthetase: protein MRMLLNVRIPHEPFNTLVRDGSVGDVISRILEAVRPEAVYFTEQSGGRGAVVIVNLDDPSQIPALAEPWFLMLNADCEFRVVMLPDDLQNAGLAQLGAKWR from the coding sequence ATGCGCATGCTTCTCAACGTACGAATCCCTCACGAGCCGTTCAACACGCTGGTGCGCGATGGCAGCGTCGGCGACGTGATCTCGCGAATACTCGAAGCGGTCAGGCCGGAGGCCGTGTATTTCACGGAGCAGAGCGGCGGGCGCGGGGCGGTCGTGATCGTCAATCTGGATGACCCGTCGCAGATCCCGGCGCTCGCGGAGCCGTGGTTCCTGATGTTGAATGCAGACTGCGAGTTCCGCGTGGTGATGCTGCCGGACGATCTCCAGAACGCCGGGCTCGCGCAACTCGGCGCGAAGTGGAGGTAG
- a CDS encoding LysR family transcriptional regulator, whose product MSLRAFRTLVAIARYRTFARAGEAIGLTQSAVSLQIKTLESEYNVQLFDRSRRQPVLTEAGNILLAQAEQVLAMVDRIPDALSDEKKLVGRLRIGAIQTALSGPLPDALLALRAAHPSLRVHVSAGMSAELANRVAAGELDAAITTRPVRPHPAELTWTTLYEDRFWLLAPPDHAERDAGTLLDALPFIRFDAQAWAGRMIAAELRRIGVRVREEMVLDSAETIARMVARGLGAAIVALPDSTLARLPPVTRLPFGQPQMGRAVVLLEHQSRPAERFARALAAEVTASSMRISH is encoded by the coding sequence ATGTCACTACGCGCATTCAGAACGCTGGTCGCCATCGCCCGATACCGGACCTTCGCGCGCGCCGGCGAAGCCATCGGGCTCACGCAATCGGCGGTGAGCCTGCAGATCAAGACGCTGGAAAGCGAATACAACGTGCAGTTGTTCGACCGTTCGCGCCGGCAGCCGGTGCTGACCGAGGCCGGCAACATCCTGCTCGCGCAGGCCGAGCAGGTGCTCGCGATGGTCGACCGGATTCCCGATGCGCTCAGCGACGAGAAGAAGCTCGTCGGCCGCCTGCGGATCGGCGCGATCCAGACCGCGCTGTCCGGCCCGCTGCCCGACGCGCTGCTCGCGCTGCGCGCGGCGCACCCGTCGCTGCGCGTGCATGTGTCGGCCGGCATGTCGGCCGAGCTGGCGAACCGCGTCGCCGCCGGCGAACTCGATGCGGCGATCACGACGCGCCCCGTGCGCCCGCATCCGGCGGAGCTGACATGGACGACACTGTACGAGGATCGCTTCTGGCTGCTCGCGCCGCCGGACCATGCGGAACGCGACGCGGGCACGCTGCTCGACGCGCTGCCGTTCATCCGCTTCGATGCGCAGGCATGGGCCGGCCGCATGATCGCCGCCGAGCTGCGCCGCATCGGCGTGCGCGTGCGCGAAGAGATGGTGCTGGACAGCGCGGAAACGATCGCACGGATGGTGGCGAGAGGGCTCGGCGCGGCGATCGTCGCGCTTCCCGATTCGACGCTCGCACGCCTGCCGCCCGTCACGCGCTTGCCGTTCGGTCAGCCGCAGATGGGGCGCGCGGTTGTCCTGCTCGAACACCAGTCGCGTCCGGCCGAGCGTTTCGCCCGCGCGCTGGCCGCCGAAGTCACCGCATCATCGATGAGAATTTCTCATTGA
- a CDS encoding CoA-acylating methylmalonate-semialdehyde dehydrogenase, translated as MKHDSNVTSTLGHLIDGKRVDGGSRVQPVFDPATGASDKSVALADKATVEAAIASAQAAFPAWRNTPPLKRARVMNRFKTLLEEHADELCALITAEHGKVLADAMGELQRGIENVEYATYVPELLKGEHSKNVGPAIDSWSEFQALGVVSGITPFNFPVMVPLWMWPMAVACGNTFVLKPSERTPSSTLRMAELALEAGLPPGVLNVVNGDKEAVDTILTDPRVKAVSFVGSTPIAEYIYSTGCAHGKRVQALGGAKNFAVVMPDADIGNAVNALMGAAYGSCGERCMAIPLVVAIGDETGDQVVAGLKAEIDKMKVGPGNGAGVDMGPLVTQQHFDKVTGFVEAGVEAGATLVVDGRGVKVNGHDGGYYLGPCLFDYVKPGMPIYQHEIFGPVLGVIRLKSLDEAMALIDAHEYGNGTCLFTRDGEAARYFSDNIQIGMVGINVPLPVPVAYHSFGGWKRSLFGDLHAYGPDAVRFYTKRKTITQRWPSAGVREGTVFSFPSNR; from the coding sequence ATGAAACACGACAGCAATGTGACTTCCACCCTCGGCCACCTGATCGACGGCAAGCGCGTCGACGGCGGCAGCCGCGTCCAGCCGGTGTTCGACCCGGCCACCGGCGCATCGGACAAGAGCGTCGCGCTCGCCGACAAGGCGACCGTCGAGGCCGCGATCGCGTCCGCGCAGGCCGCGTTCCCGGCGTGGCGCAACACGCCGCCGCTGAAGCGCGCCCGCGTGATGAACCGCTTCAAGACGCTGCTCGAGGAGCACGCCGACGAGCTGTGCGCGCTGATCACGGCCGAGCACGGCAAGGTGCTCGCCGACGCGATGGGCGAACTGCAGCGCGGGATCGAGAACGTCGAATACGCGACCTACGTGCCCGAGCTGCTGAAGGGCGAGCACAGCAAGAACGTCGGCCCCGCGATCGATTCGTGGAGCGAGTTCCAGGCGCTCGGCGTCGTCTCGGGTATCACGCCGTTCAACTTCCCGGTGATGGTGCCGCTGTGGATGTGGCCGATGGCCGTCGCGTGCGGCAATACGTTCGTGCTGAAGCCGTCCGAGCGCACGCCGTCGTCGACGCTGCGCATGGCCGAGCTCGCGCTCGAGGCCGGCCTGCCGCCGGGCGTGCTGAACGTCGTGAACGGCGACAAGGAGGCGGTCGACACGATCCTGACCGATCCGCGCGTGAAGGCCGTGAGCTTCGTCGGCTCGACGCCGATCGCCGAATACATCTACTCGACCGGCTGCGCGCACGGCAAGCGCGTGCAGGCGCTCGGCGGCGCGAAGAACTTCGCGGTCGTGATGCCCGACGCGGACATCGGCAATGCGGTGAACGCGCTGATGGGCGCCGCGTACGGTTCGTGCGGCGAGCGCTGCATGGCGATTCCGCTGGTCGTCGCGATCGGCGACGAGACGGGCGACCAGGTCGTCGCGGGCCTGAAGGCCGAAATCGACAAGATGAAGGTCGGCCCGGGCAACGGCGCGGGCGTCGACATGGGCCCGCTCGTCACGCAGCAGCATTTCGACAAGGTGACGGGTTTCGTCGAAGCGGGCGTGGAAGCGGGCGCGACGCTCGTCGTCGACGGCCGCGGCGTGAAGGTCAACGGCCACGACGGCGGCTACTACCTCGGCCCGTGCCTGTTCGACTACGTGAAGCCCGGCATGCCGATCTACCAGCACGAGATCTTCGGGCCCGTGCTCGGCGTGATCCGGCTGAAGTCGCTCGACGAGGCCATGGCGCTGATCGACGCGCACGAATACGGCAACGGCACGTGCCTGTTCACGCGCGACGGCGAGGCCGCGCGCTACTTCAGCGACAACATCCAGATCGGCATGGTCGGCATCAACGTGCCGCTGCCGGTGCCGGTCGCGTACCACTCGTTCGGCGGCTGGAAGCGTTCGCTGTTCGGCGACCTGCACGCATACGGCCCGGATGCCGTGCGGTTCTACACGAAGCGCAAGACGATCACGCAGCGCTGGCCGTCGGCCGGCGTGCGCGAAGGGACGGTGTTCAGCTTCCCGTCGAACCGCTGA
- a CDS encoding DMT family transporter, producing the protein MNAPAAPAGIVATRPNAAIYVKLTLVALFWGGTFIAGRILAASMSATSAATGRFAIAALLLVALTWKFEGGLPKPSGRQIVTTFALGATGIFLYNVCFFAALARMPAGRTALFVALNPVATAVLLSVVVRERLSPARWAGIAVALFGALVVISRGEWLRVLTDLGNTFGAGERYMLCAVLSWAAYTVIGRRALDGLSPLAATTYATLWGLALLVVAHLFGPSTSGGTPLTWQAVVSMIYLGAIGTVVAFVWYSQGIRELGPARAAVFTNLVPVFGVLLSVALLGEPLSQSMLAGGALVIAGVALTNRAPR; encoded by the coding sequence ATGAACGCTCCTGCCGCACCCGCCGGCATCGTCGCCACCCGGCCGAATGCGGCCATCTACGTGAAGCTCACGCTCGTCGCGCTGTTCTGGGGCGGCACGTTCATCGCGGGCCGGATCCTGGCTGCGTCGATGTCCGCGACCTCGGCCGCCACCGGCCGCTTCGCGATCGCCGCGCTGCTGCTGGTCGCGCTGACATGGAAGTTCGAAGGCGGTCTGCCGAAACCGAGCGGCCGCCAGATCGTGACGACCTTCGCGCTCGGCGCGACCGGCATCTTCCTGTACAACGTGTGTTTTTTCGCGGCGCTCGCGCGGATGCCGGCCGGCCGTACCGCGCTGTTCGTCGCGCTGAATCCGGTCGCCACCGCCGTGCTGCTGTCGGTCGTCGTGCGGGAACGCCTGTCGCCGGCGCGCTGGGCCGGCATCGCCGTTGCGCTGTTCGGCGCACTGGTCGTGATCAGCCGCGGCGAATGGCTGCGCGTGCTGACCGATCTCGGCAACACGTTCGGCGCCGGCGAACGATACATGCTGTGCGCGGTGCTGAGCTGGGCAGCCTATACGGTGATCGGCCGGCGCGCGCTCGACGGGCTGTCGCCGCTTGCGGCCACGACATACGCGACGCTGTGGGGCCTCGCGCTGCTGGTCGTCGCGCACCTGTTCGGCCCGAGCACGAGCGGCGGCACGCCGCTGACGTGGCAGGCCGTCGTGTCGATGATCTATCTCGGCGCAATCGGCACCGTGGTCGCGTTCGTGTGGTATTCGCAAGGCATCCGCGAGCTCGGGCCGGCCCGTGCGGCCGTGTTCACCAACCTGGTGCCGGTGTTCGGCGTGCTGCTGTCGGTCGCACTGCTCGGCGAACCGTTGTCGCAATCGATGCTGGCCGGCGGCGCGCTCGTGATCGCGGGCGTCGCGCTGACCAATCGCGCACCGCGCTGA
- a CDS encoding APC family permease: MAMMSESTGTLQAAPATEDAPRALSQTLSVRDAVMITVSGVTPASSIFVIAPFAIQQAGSGAVLSFLLGGVLALAFALCYAELSAAHRSAGGEYVMAKRVFGTLPGYLTFITVLSVSVFIPAVLASGAAPYLNNALGTHFSNQSVALTIVLLSYLLGMLNIKTNAWITGAFLVVEIGVLMLIAGLGFGSLHRGADVLVAPVVASGNALVPATLAAIVPAIGTAIFCYNGFGSAAYLAEDLRGGNRNVAKAVIYSLLVILVVELVPLTAIVLGAPSLTELTKSTDPIGYVVRSLSNPAVSRVVSAGIFLSVFNAIIAIVITMGRLLYSSGRHALWSRTCNRAFSTIHPRLESPWLATIALAVPSAGLVFVSSLDELTAFTVDLLLLIYLVVGLAALASRFVRRDVEHHYRMPLWPVTPLVAVAGAAYTLYTTLATATKPTDLIIIAGLLVAALVMYVVWARHSEAFRAL, encoded by the coding sequence ATGGCGATGATGTCGGAATCGACGGGCACGCTGCAAGCGGCGCCCGCAACGGAAGACGCGCCGCGCGCGCTGTCGCAGACGCTCAGCGTACGCGACGCGGTGATGATCACCGTGTCGGGCGTGACCCCCGCAAGCTCGATCTTCGTGATCGCGCCGTTCGCGATCCAGCAGGCCGGCAGCGGCGCCGTGCTGTCGTTCCTGCTCGGCGGCGTGCTCGCGCTCGCATTCGCGCTCTGCTATGCGGAGCTCAGCGCCGCGCATCGCAGCGCGGGCGGCGAATACGTGATGGCCAAGCGCGTATTCGGCACGCTGCCCGGTTACCTGACCTTCATCACGGTGCTGTCCGTCAGCGTGTTCATCCCGGCCGTGCTCGCGAGCGGCGCCGCGCCGTACCTGAACAACGCGCTCGGCACGCACTTCAGCAACCAGTCGGTCGCGCTGACGATCGTGCTGCTCAGTTACCTGCTCGGCATGCTGAACATCAAGACGAATGCGTGGATTACCGGTGCGTTTCTCGTTGTCGAGATCGGTGTGCTGATGCTGATCGCGGGGCTCGGCTTCGGCTCGCTGCATCGCGGCGCCGACGTGCTGGTCGCGCCGGTCGTCGCGAGCGGCAACGCGCTCGTGCCGGCGACGCTCGCCGCCATCGTGCCCGCGATCGGTACGGCGATCTTCTGCTACAACGGCTTCGGCTCGGCTGCCTATCTCGCCGAAGACCTGCGCGGCGGCAACCGCAACGTCGCGAAGGCCGTGATCTATTCGCTGCTCGTGATCCTCGTCGTCGAACTGGTTCCGCTCACCGCGATCGTGCTCGGCGCGCCGTCGCTGACGGAACTGACGAAGAGTACCGACCCGATCGGCTATGTCGTGCGCTCGCTGAGCAACCCGGCCGTGTCGCGCGTGGTCAGCGCGGGGATCTTCCTGTCGGTGTTCAATGCGATCATCGCGATCGTGATCACGATGGGCCGCCTGCTGTACAGCAGCGGCCGGCATGCGCTCTGGTCGCGCACCTGCAACCGTGCGTTCTCGACGATCCATCCGCGCCTCGAATCGCCGTGGCTCGCGACGATCGCGCTCGCGGTGCCGTCGGCGGGGCTCGTGTTCGTGTCGAGCCTCGACGAGCTGACCGCGTTCACGGTCGACCTGCTGCTGCTGATCTATCTGGTCGTCGGGCTGGCCGCGCTCGCGAGCCGGTTCGTGCGCCGCGACGTCGAACATCACTACCGGATGCCGCTGTGGCCCGTGACGCCGCTCGTCGCGGTGGCGGGCGCCGCGTATACGCTCTAC
- a CDS encoding helix-turn-helix domain-containing protein produces the protein MFSGPPSIPPSCPDPLARAPRVSSGGQSPHARLHPAPAALQGAVVAIVLHDTRGVTLSDAQRLSHFPATPLVCVSWYRDLDVGFVEPTADGPQWRPFGAAATLSGSHSAPTVAWAPTGGLIGMICFTADAARTLFGIALPDIHDRVLDAHACLGRDWHPLLDALIGADRDADALAAIDRHLAPRWQALRPATPLSSLRHAGRSWVERLALQAREWRGTHSPRQVERRIKTYSGRSLREWQALVRTESAFFAARDRFEAGTAFNWATLALDEGFADQAHLSREVKRITGFSPSEFTQRFIDDESFWMYRLWV, from the coding sequence ATGTTCTCCGGACCGCCATCGATCCCGCCGTCGTGCCCCGATCCGCTTGCGCGCGCACCCCGTGTGTCGAGCGGCGGACAGTCGCCGCACGCGCGGCTGCATCCCGCACCGGCCGCGCTGCAGGGTGCGGTGGTCGCGATCGTCCTGCACGACACGCGCGGCGTCACATTGAGCGACGCGCAGCGACTTTCGCACTTTCCAGCCACGCCGCTCGTCTGCGTGTCGTGGTATCGGGATCTCGACGTGGGCTTCGTCGAACCAACGGCCGACGGCCCGCAATGGCGCCCCTTCGGCGCGGCCGCGACGCTGTCGGGCAGCCATTCGGCCCCCACCGTCGCGTGGGCGCCGACGGGTGGGTTGATCGGCATGATCTGTTTCACCGCCGATGCGGCGCGGACGCTGTTCGGCATCGCGCTGCCGGATATCCACGACCGCGTGCTCGACGCGCACGCGTGCCTCGGCCGCGACTGGCACCCGCTGCTCGATGCGCTGATCGGCGCGGATCGCGACGCCGACGCGCTGGCGGCGATCGATCGCCATCTCGCGCCCCGCTGGCAGGCGCTTCGGCCTGCGACGCCGCTGTCGTCGCTCCGTCATGCGGGGCGTAGCTGGGTCGAGCGCCTGGCGCTACAGGCACGCGAATGGCGAGGCACGCACAGCCCGCGTCAGGTCGAACGGCGCATCAAGACCTACAGCGGCCGATCGCTGCGCGAATGGCAGGCGCTCGTCAGGACGGAAAGCGCGTTCTTCGCGGCGCGCGACCGGTTCGAAGCCGGCACCGCGTTCAACTGGGCGACGCTGGCGCTGGACGAAGGATTCGCCGACCAGGCGCACCTGAGCCGCGAGGTCAAGCGCATCACGGGATTCTCGCCGAGCGAATTCACGCAACGCTTTATCGACGACGAGTCGTTCTGGATGTACCGGCTCTGGGTGTGA
- a CDS encoding COG4315 family predicted lipoprotein — translation MKAALLVSSALLAIASASASAQGSITKVENGALVAANGMTVYVFDKDKPNAGTSACTGQCESFWPPYKASATDAPVGPYTIVKRDDGSPQWAYKGRPLYFFSKDMKQGDRNGDNFKDMWHVVAP, via the coding sequence ATGAAAGCCGCGCTGCTCGTCAGCTCCGCCCTGCTCGCCATTGCGTCCGCTTCGGCCTCGGCCCAAGGCTCGATCACGAAAGTCGAAAACGGCGCGCTCGTCGCCGCGAACGGGATGACCGTCTACGTGTTCGACAAGGACAAGCCCAACGCCGGCACCAGCGCGTGCACGGGCCAGTGCGAATCCTTCTGGCCGCCGTACAAGGCCAGCGCGACCGACGCACCGGTCGGGCCCTATACGATCGTGAAACGCGACGACGGCAGCCCGCAATGGGCGTACAAGGGCCGGCCGCTGTACTTCTTCTCGAAGGACATGAAACAGGGCGACCGCAACGGCGACAACTTCAAGGACATGTGGCACGTCGTCGCGCCGTAA
- a CDS encoding cytochrome P450 produces MSRDLIGTLAGWQRAYGDVVHLRVRPEHAVVVTDPALVRELLVTQHDALGRWERAIRVFAQVHGHSVLVAEGDAWRDKRHALQPNFMPKPVQAFVPAIAATAGDALAQWPARDPDWPIESALTSLAMDVIMRTMFSDAIGDDARAAEEAVRVVSAAANAEFYLPASTPDWVPWKRDKARAKAVLNGLIDRQLHARLDRPERTWPDDLLSRLLRLHRADARKWPLQAVHDECMTAFLAGHETTAGALTWWAWCMATNPAVQAAARDEVSRVLGGRAPSAETRSSLRYLAQTLDETLRLYPSAPILISRRASRPIALGAWQFPARTLFMLPLQLMHLDERWFPEPHAFRPERFADDAPALPRGAYMPFGTGPRVCLGQHLAMTEMTVVAAMILQRFVLSVPPGMAPPRAVLNVTLRPERALHLAIAPTGLTADTVSA; encoded by the coding sequence ATGTCGCGCGACCTGATCGGCACGCTGGCCGGCTGGCAGCGCGCGTACGGCGACGTCGTGCACTTGCGCGTGCGGCCCGAGCACGCCGTGGTCGTGACCGATCCGGCGCTCGTGCGCGAGCTGCTGGTCACGCAGCACGATGCGCTCGGGCGCTGGGAGCGCGCCATCCGCGTATTCGCGCAGGTCCACGGCCATAGCGTGCTGGTCGCCGAGGGCGATGCGTGGCGCGACAAGCGGCATGCGCTGCAGCCGAACTTCATGCCGAAGCCGGTTCAGGCGTTCGTTCCGGCGATCGCGGCGACGGCCGGTGATGCACTCGCGCAGTGGCCCGCGCGCGATCCGGACTGGCCGATCGAAAGCGCGCTGACATCGCTGGCGATGGACGTGATCATGCGCACGATGTTCTCCGATGCGATCGGCGACGATGCGCGCGCGGCCGAGGAGGCGGTACGCGTGGTGAGCGCCGCGGCCAACGCCGAGTTCTACCTGCCGGCGAGCACGCCGGACTGGGTGCCGTGGAAGCGCGACAAGGCGCGGGCGAAGGCGGTGTTGAACGGGCTGATCGACCGGCAACTGCATGCGCGCCTCGACAGGCCCGAGCGTACGTGGCCCGACGACCTGTTGTCGCGCCTGTTACGGCTGCATCGCGCGGATGCACGGAAATGGCCGCTGCAGGCCGTGCACGACGAATGCATGACGGCGTTCCTCGCCGGTCACGAGACGACGGCCGGGGCGCTGACCTGGTGGGCATGGTGCATGGCCACGAATCCGGCGGTGCAAGCCGCCGCGCGCGACGAGGTTTCCCGTGTGCTGGGTGGTCGCGCTCCGTCCGCCGAGACGCGATCGTCGTTGCGCTACCTGGCGCAGACGCTCGACGAAACGCTGCGCCTGTATCCGTCCGCGCCGATCCTGATCAGCCGTCGCGCATCGCGGCCGATTGCACTGGGTGCGTGGCAGTTTCCCGCGCGCACGCTGTTCATGCTGCCGCTGCAACTCATGCATCTCGATGAACGATGGTTTCCGGAGCCGCATGCGTTCCGGCCCGAGCGCTTCGCCGACGACGCGCCGGCGCTGCCGCGCGGCGCGTACATGCCGTTCGGCACGGGCCCGCGCGTATGCCTCGGGCAGCATCTGGCGATGACCGAGATGACGGTTGTCGCCGCAATGATCCTGCAGCGTTTTGTGTTGTCGGTGCCGCCCGGCATGGCGCCGCCGCGCGCGGTGCTGAACGTGACACTGCGGCCGGAGCGGGCGCTGCATCTGGCAATCGCGCCGACGGGGCTGACGGCCGATACGGTCTCCGCATGA